TTACGGCGCAGGAGTTTTCAAAAGTCCTGAGCAACTACGGCACGCGCGAACGACGCTTTGGAGCTGTTGTCGCCTAAGATGTCTGAAAGTCCGCCGCCACTACCACCCAAATGGGACGATCTATCAGTACGGGTTTGGTCTGGCGTGGCGATGTTTGTCGTCGGTGCGATCGGTGTGGTTCTGGGCGGGGTCTGGTTCCAGATGCTTGTCGTCTTTGTGACGGCGGTCATGGTCTGGGAACTGTGGATGATGGTTGCGCCCGCCCGTCCGACAGCGGGCATGTTGCTGGCTGCTTTGCTGGCGTCTGTCATGTCGGGCCAGTTGCTGGATGAAAGCTATATCGGGCTGTTGATGTTCCTCATCGTGCCCGCCATCGGGGCCTATAGTGTCGAGGTCGAGAAACGTTGGTTCTTTATCTTTGCCCTTGGGATCCAGATTGCGGGTTGGGGGCTGGTCCAGTTCCGTCAGGATTACGGGTTCACCTGGATCATCTGGTTGATGCTGGTCGTCGTGGCAACGGATACTTTCGGCT
The sequence above is drawn from the Cognatiyoonia koreensis genome and encodes:
- a CDS encoding phosphatidate cytidylyltransferase; this encodes MSESPPPLPPKWDDLSVRVWSGVAMFVVGAIGVVLGGVWFQMLVVFVTAVMVWELWMMVAPARPTAGMLLAALLASVMSGQLLDESYIGLLMFLIVPAIGAYSVEVEKRWFFIFALGIQIAGWGLVQFRQDYGFTWIIWLMLVVVATDTFGYLVGRTVGGPKFWPKVSPKKTWSGTAGGWVSAGIVGAIFTLFTNAGLTIIFISMVLAFASQMGDIAESALKRRMKVKDSSTLIPGHGGLFDRFDALLGASLFMLLVAYVFNVPGVAF